The proteins below come from a single Deltaproteobacteria bacterium genomic window:
- a CDS encoding MCE family protein has protein sequence MKKTEFIVGLFVVLVLIAFGYMTLKVGKWSIKKEKVYCVYGLFENASGLEAKRHIRAAGVDIGYIKDITLRGKEARVEMAIYDKYKIPKDSIAYVKSVGLLGEKCIDINLGMSNKYLSDGDEIERTESEVELTEIARNINRILSGENIKMMTKTLQNLESLTSRISLQVEENREDFRASVENVRQITQTLKKDIPIITARLIEVEEKANQMLGENRKDVRETIAQARIAMNKLNKTLGNMGEITEDINQGKGTIGKLVKDEKMYHEISSTLRQVKHQLQKAERMLVKIGTKGEYGTRHSDFKGYVGATIYTSPDRFYIVEAVAEKNYKNEDPSDSNTIRVNAELGKRYGNLALRGGIIESTFGVGTDYYLFNDNLKLSFDAFDFNHDNDYRDDKAQLKLGADYTIMRHFHLYGGVDELINSKTRTIFLGGGMDFVNEDVKYMVTKVPLSFK, from the coding sequence ATGAAAAAAACAGAATTTATAGTAGGATTGTTTGTTGTTCTCGTCTTGATTGCCTTTGGTTATATGACATTAAAGGTAGGAAAGTGGAGCATAAAAAAAGAAAAGGTATACTGTGTTTACGGTCTATTTGAAAATGCCTCTGGGTTAGAGGCGAAGAGGCATATTAGGGCTGCAGGAGTAGATATAGGATATATTAAGGATATTACACTAAGAGGTAAGGAAGCAAGAGTGGAAATGGCTATATACGATAAGTATAAAATACCAAAAGATTCCATTGCTTATGTAAAAAGTGTGGGGCTTTTGGGGGAAAAATGCATAGATATAAACTTGGGCATGTCAAACAAATACCTGTCTGACGGCGATGAGATTGAACGAACGGAATCCGAAGTGGAATTAACTGAAATAGCACGGAATATAAACAGGATACTGAGTGGTGAAAACATAAAGATGATGACAAAAACATTGCAAAATTTAGAAAGTCTTACTTCAAGAATATCCCTACAAGTAGAAGAAAACAGAGAGGATTTTAGAGCATCGGTAGAAAATGTGAGACAGATAACGCAGACCTTAAAAAAAGACATACCTATAATTACTGCCAGGCTTATAGAAGTAGAAGAAAAAGCCAACCAAATGTTAGGAGAAAACAGAAAAGATGTAAGGGAAACGATAGCTCAGGCCAGAATAGCTATGAACAAATTGAATAAAACACTGGGTAATATGGGAGAAATTACAGAAGATATTAATCAGGGAAAGGGAACAATTGGCAAGCTGGTAAAAGATGAAAAAATGTATCATGAAATATCCAGCACATTAAGACAGGTCAAGCATCAGCTTCAAAAAGCAGAGCGGATGCTTGTAAAGATAGGCACAAAGGGTGAGTATGGAACAAGACATAGTGATTTTAAGGGATATGTAGGAGCTACTATTTATACCTCTCCAGATAGATTTTACATAGTGGAAGCAGTTGCAGAGAAAAACTACAAAAACGAGGATCCATCAGATTCAAATACCATCCGAGTAAACGCTGAATTAGGCAAGAGATATGGGAATTTAGCATTAAGAGGAGGTATAATAGAATCTACCTTCGGGGTGGGAACAGATTATTACCTATTTAATGATAATTTAAAGCTCTCTTTTGATGCCTTTGATTTTAATCATGATAATGACTATAGAGATGACAAAGCACAGCTGAAATTAGGTGCTGATTACACTATAATGCGTCACTTTCACCTATACGGTGGTGTAGATGAACTCATAAATTCAAAAACTCGCACTATATTCCTGGGTGGTGGAATGGATTTTGTAAATGAAGATGTAAAATACATGGTAACAAAAGTGCCTCTAAGCTTTAAATAG
- a CDS encoding ABC transporter ATP-binding protein, with translation MIKIENLCKSFKKQKVLENLNISIYKGKVTVILGMSGMGKSVLLKHIIGLLKPDSGKIIVDGVDIVPLNEKKLNKIRMKFGMLFQDAALFDYMNVLDNVAFPLKEHTKMAHKQIKERAREILYSLGLRGAKEKMPDELSGGMRKRVGLARAIISDPEIMLFDEPTTGLDPITSTSIAQLIKKTQYERKITVVIITHELNLTRDIADYVGMLHNGKIIEFSTQDMFMKSENPYVKQFLEGSSQGPVSV, from the coding sequence ATGATTAAGATAGAGAATTTGTGTAAGAGTTTTAAAAAACAAAAAGTATTAGAAAACTTGAATATTTCGATTTATAAAGGTAAAGTGACAGTAATATTGGGGATGAGTGGAATGGGGAAGAGTGTGCTTTTGAAACATATTATAGGACTTTTGAAACCGGATAGCGGAAAGATAATAGTTGACGGTGTAGATATTGTTCCTCTAAATGAAAAAAAGCTGAATAAAATAAGAATGAAATTTGGTATGTTATTTCAAGATGCAGCTTTGTTTGACTACATGAATGTGCTTGACAATGTTGCTTTTCCATTAAAGGAACATACCAAAATGGCGCATAAGCAGATAAAAGAAAGGGCAAGAGAAATTTTGTATTCATTGGGATTAAGAGGAGCAAAAGAAAAAATGCCGGATGAGCTTTCGGGAGGAATGAGAAAACGGGTAGGCTTGGCAAGGGCTATAATCTCAGATCCGGAGATAATGCTGTTTGATGAGCCCACAACAGGGTTAGATCCTATAACATCCACCTCCATAGCACAATTGATTAAAAAAACACAATACGAGAGAAAAATAACAGTAGTTATCATTACTCATGAGCTTAACTTGACAAGAGATATCGCAGATTATGTAGGAATGCTGCATAATGGGAAGATTATAGAATTCTCTACACAAGATATGTTTATGAAAAGTGAAAACCCCTATGTTAAACAATTTTTGGAAGGTAGCTCTCAAGGACCGGTAAGCGTATGA
- a CDS encoding ABC transporter permease: MIAFFCAIGHGVLHFIQQTGELFILLLKSLSNIIKSPLRIHETVEQMYLIGVNATFVVALTSLFAGMVEALQIYYGFHKFGAESMMGYTVAVTLGREVSPVLAALMITARSTSAMAAEIGTMKVTEQIDALRSMAVDPIHYLSTPRIVAATIMTPVLVILSNIVGNIGGYLVSVDVLNINSVAYLRNIEVYLTMHDLTYGLIKGAVFGLLISAIGCFMGFKTTGGAKGVGRFTTKAVVTASVAILIADYFLTAIMF; the protein is encoded by the coding sequence ATGATTGCTTTCTTTTGTGCAATTGGTCATGGAGTATTACACTTTATACAACAGACAGGTGAACTGTTCATCCTTCTTCTAAAATCTTTATCGAATATAATAAAATCACCGTTGAGAATACATGAAACCGTTGAACAGATGTATTTGATAGGAGTGAATGCTACCTTCGTGGTTGCTCTTACCTCACTGTTTGCAGGTATGGTAGAGGCGTTGCAGATATATTACGGATTTCACAAGTTTGGGGCAGAAAGCATGATGGGATATACTGTTGCGGTTACCCTGGGAAGAGAAGTATCACCCGTTCTTGCCGCTTTAATGATTACAGCCCGCAGTACCTCAGCCATGGCTGCAGAAATAGGCACCATGAAAGTAACAGAGCAGATAGATGCATTGAGGTCAATGGCAGTTGATCCTATACACTATTTATCTACCCCCCGTATTGTAGCTGCAACTATAATGACTCCTGTGCTCGTTATCTTATCCAATATTGTAGGAAATATCGGGGGATATCTCGTAAGTGTAGATGTTTTAAATATAAATTCGGTTGCCTACCTGAGAAATATAGAGGTTTATCTGACTATGCATGATCTAACCTATGGACTTATAAAAGGCGCGGTGTTTGGCTTGCTCATATCTGCTATTGGTTGTTTTATGGGTTTTAAAACTACAGGCGGAGCTAAAGGTGTAGGTAGGTTCACAACCAAGGCAGTGGTAACTGCCAGTGTAGCTATACTAATTGCTGATTACTTTTTAACTGCTATTATGTTTTAA
- the alr gene encoding alanine racemase: protein MIAPTVAYINMDNLIHNYCLVEKLTKDASIIPIVKADAYNHGSIEVSHTLSSFSSLAYFGVAHVQEGKILRENGIKKPILVLSCILDDDFHIIYEYDFTPVLYSLSLIEKMANFAKQRGKRINAHIKIDTGMNRLGISYKDAQKSYEKLKEYRDFLNVEGIMSHLCCADSDDEFTLLQLNRFNDVVSFLEGRGFYFKYKHIANSAAIVKFPQTYLNCTRPGIILYGYMPEQNISNPGFKPVLSIKSHIIHIHDLYPGEGVSYNRTFVTKEKLKIGVVAIGYADGFQRTLSNNFYVLIKGEKSAIIGNVCMDMAMCDLTYIDAKVGDEVIILGTDQGEKIDAWTLASKTNTIPYEILTSIGERVHRIYVKK, encoded by the coding sequence ATTGTGAAAGCGGATGCTTATAATCACGGTTCCATAGAGGTAAGCCACACACTGTCTTCTTTTTCTTCTCTTGCATATTTTGGCGTTGCACATGTCCAGGAAGGTAAAATCTTAAGGGAAAATGGTATTAAAAAACCCATTCTTGTTTTGTCCTGCATATTAGATGATGATTTTCACATCATATATGAATATGATTTTACTCCTGTTCTTTACAGTCTTTCGCTGATAGAGAAGATGGCAAACTTTGCCAAACAAAGAGGAAAAAGGATAAATGCTCATATTAAAATAGATACAGGAATGAACAGACTGGGAATCAGCTATAAAGATGCACAAAAAAGTTATGAAAAACTCAAAGAATACAGAGATTTTTTAAATGTAGAGGGAATAATGTCTCATCTCTGTTGCGCGGATAGTGATGATGAATTTACATTGCTTCAGTTGAACAGATTTAACGATGTCGTTTCATTTTTAGAAGGTAGGGGGTTTTACTTCAAGTACAAGCACATTGCCAACAGTGCAGCAATAGTAAAGTTTCCACAAACATATTTGAATTGCACAAGGCCGGGTATTATCCTCTATGGCTATATGCCTGAGCAAAACATATCCAATCCGGGTTTTAAGCCTGTACTTTCCATAAAATCACATATAATCCATATCCATGACTTATACCCGGGAGAAGGAGTAAGCTACAACAGAACATTCGTCACTAAAGAAAAATTAAAAATAGGTGTAGTTGCTATAGGATATGCTGATGGTTTTCAAAGAACGCTTTCCAATAACTTTTATGTGTTGATTAAAGGGGAAAAATCAGCCATAATCGGTAATGTATGTATGGATATGGCTATGTGTGATTTAACATATATAGACGCAAAGGTAGGTGATGAGGTAATAATACTGGGGACAGACCAGGGGGAGAAGATAGATGCCTGGACACTCGCTTCAAAAACGAATACCATCCCTTATGAAATTCTTACCAGTATAGGAGAAAGAGTGCACCGCATCTATGTAAAGAAATGA